The Coffea arabica cultivar ET-39 chromosome 1e, Coffea Arabica ET-39 HiFi, whole genome shotgun sequence genome has a window encoding:
- the LOC113725583 gene encoding abscisic-aldehyde oxidase-like isoform X2 — MEENGTKCPPSEAGNGSLVFAVNGEKFELATLDPSTTLLQFLRYHTRFKSVKLGCGEGGCGACVVMLSKYNPVLDQVEDFSVSSCLTLLCSVNGCSITTSEGLGNSKDGFHPIHQRFAGFHASQCGYCTPGMCMSFFSALAKAEKTNRPEPPPGFSKLTVSEAEKAIAGNLCRCTGYRPIADACKSFAADVDLEDLGLNSFWRKGEPKEVKLSRLPLYTPDGRFSRFPEFLKGRSKSPKSLHLENSSWYTPTTLEELRSLLNSNLIENDKLRLVVGNTGMGYYKELDNYDRYIDLRYLSELQTIRRNHHGIEIGAAVTISKVIACLKDADTLNYSTDGKQVFEKLANHMEKIASGFIRNSASIGGNLVMAQRKSFPSDIATILLAVGSIVSITTGHKHESITLEEFLTRPPMDSRSVLLSVQIPHLEPKGNGNNSGSNSKLVFETYRAAPRPLGNALPYLNAAFLADVSHQVSGVLVNNIQLVFGAYGTKHATRARKVEEYLSGRMLSASVLYEAVKLVKVDVMPAVGTSHAAYRTSLAIGFLFQFLSPFLRVGSVACGGLSNGLTGDLLKDSLENHRDTSLCQWEYSKLLLSAKQELKSSKEYHPVGEPITKSGAAIQASGEAVYVDDIPSPPNCLHGAFIYSTKPLARVKGVDLESNNQLSGVAALISYKDIPEQGENVGSKAMFGSEPLFADDLTRCAGQQIAFVVANTQKFADIAANSALVKYDTANLDPPILTIEEAVERSSFFQVPPFLYPKQVGDFSKGMAEADHKILSAEIKLPSQYYFYMETQTALAVPDEDNCMVVYSSIQCPELTHSVIATCLGVPEHNIRVITRRVGGGFGGKAIKAMPVATACALAAHKLRRPVRTYLNRKTDTILSGGRHPMKITYSVGFKSNGKVTALHLDILINAGISADISPLMPANIIGALKKYNWGALSFDIKVCKTNHSSKSAMRAPGDAQGSFIAEAVIEHVASILSMEVDSVRNLNLHTFQTLNVFYGESAGEALEYTLTDMWEKLGASSCLLQRKEMIEQFNQINRWKKRGISRVPIIYEVTLRPTPGKVSILSDGSIVVEVGGIEIGQGLWTKVKQMTAFALSSIGCSGTENLVEKVRVVQADTLSLVQGGFTAGSTTSESSCEAVRLCCNVLVERLAPLKSKLEEQVGPVNWDVLILQAHYQSVNLAANSYYVPDSSFMRYLNYGVAVSEVEINILTGEAKIVQADILYDSGQSMNPAVDLGQAN, encoded by the exons ATGGAGGAAAATGGGACAAAATGTCCGCCTTCAGAAGCTGGCAATGGTAGTCTTGTGTTTGCAGTGAATGGAGAGAAGTTTGAGCTGGCAACTCTTGACCCTTCAACTACTTTGCTTCAGTTCTTGCGTTATCATACTCGTTTCAAGAGTGTCAAGCTTGGTTGTGGTGAAG GTGGTTGTGGTGCTTGTGTTGTTATGCTGTCTAAATACAACCCTGTGCTTGATCAAGTTGAAGATTTTTCTGTGAGTTCGTGTCTAACACTTCTTTGCAGTGTAAATGGTTGCTCAATTACTACCAGTGAAGGACTTGGAAACAGTAAAGATGGTTTCCATCCAATTCATCAAAGATTTGCTGGATTCCATGCTTCTCAGTGTGGATATTGCACCCCTGGAATGTGCATGTCATTTTTTTCAGCACTCGCAAAAGCTGAAAAAACAAATAGGCCAGAACCACCACCAGGATTTTCCAAGCTGACTGTTTCTGAAGCTGAAAAGGCTATAGCAGGAAACCTGTGTCGCTGTACTGGATATCGACCCATTGCTGATGCCTGCAAAAGTTTTGCTGCTGATGTTGATTTGGAGGATTTGGGACTGAACTCCTTTTGGAGAAAAGGAGAGCCAAAGGAGGTTAAGTTGAGTAGATTGCCTTTGTATACTCCCGATGGTAGGTTCAGTagatttccagaatttttgaaaGGTAGGTCCAAGTCACCAAAGAGCTTGCATTTAGAAAACAGTTCTTGGTACACTCCTACTACTCTTGAGGAGCTTAGAAGCTTGTTGAACTCCAACTTGATTGAGAATGATAAGCTTAGGCTAGTAGTTGGTAACACTGGGATGGGTTATTACAAAGAACTAGATAATTACGACAGATACATTGATTTGAGATATTTGTCTGAGCTTCAAACGATTAGAAGAAATCACCATGGAATCGAAATTGGGGCTGCAGTGACAATCTCTAAAGTTATTGCATGTTTGAAGGATGCTGATACCTTAAATTATTCCACCGATGGCAAGCAGGTCTTTGAAAAGTTGGCTAACCATATGGAGAAAATTGCTTCAGGGTTCATTAGAAACTCAGCAAGTATTGGTGGAAATTTGGTAATGGCACAAAGAAAAAGTTTTCCTTCAGATATAGCTACTATACTTCTTGCTGTAGGTTCTATTGTTAGTATAACAACCGGTCACAAGCATGAAAGTATCACATTAGAGGAATTTTTGACAAGACCACCCATGGATTCAAGAAGTGTGCTACTCAGTGTCCAGATTCCGCATTTGGAGCCAAAAGGAAATGGTAACAACAGTGGATCCAATTCCAAATTGGTTTTTGAGACCTATCGTGCTGCACCACGACCACTGGGAAATGCTTTGCCTTATTTGAATGCAGCATTCCTGGCTGATGTGTCTCAtcaagtaagtggagttctagtAAATAATATCCAATTGGTTTTTGGTGCTTATGGGACTAAACATGCAACAAGAGCAAGAAAGGTTGAGGAGTACCTTTCAGGGAGGATGCTAAGTGCTAGTGTTCTATATGAAGCAGTAAAGTTAGTTAAAGTCGATGTAATGCCTGCAGTTGGCACTTCACATGCTGCTTACAGGACGAGCTTGGCAATTGGTTTTCTTTTCCAGTTTCTTTCTCCATTTTTGAGAGTTGGTTCTGTGGCTTGTGGTGGTCTATCCAATGGGTTGACTGGTGATTTGCTGAAGGATTCTTTGGAAAACCATAGAGATACTTCTCTATGTCAATGGGAATATTCAAAATTGTTGTTATCAGCAAAGCAGGAGTTGAAATCAAGTAAAGAGTACCATCCAGTTGGAGAACCAATTACTAAGTCTGGTGCTGCCATCCAAGCTTCAG GAGAAGCGGTGTATGTTGATGACATTCCATCACCTCCAAACTGTCTCCATGGAGCCTTTATCTATAGTACAAAACCTTTAGCAAGGGTAAAAGGTGTGgacttggaatcaaataatcAACTAAGTGGAGTTGCTGCTCTTATATCTTATAAAGATATTCCAGAACAAGGGGAAAATGTAGGATCTAAGGCTATGTTTGGTTCTGAACCTTTATTTGCTGATGACCTCACCAGGTGTGCAGGACAGCAAATAGCATTCGTG GTAGCAAACACACAAAAGTTTGCTGATATTGCAGCAAACTCAGCTCTGGTCAAGTATGACACCGCAAATCTGGATCCACCAATTTTAACCATTGAAGAAGCTGTTGAGAGGTCAAGCTTTTTTCAGGTCCCTCCTTTCTTGTACCCAAAACAGGTTGGTGATTTCTCAAAAGGAATGGCTGAAgctgatcacaaaattctttcTGCTGAG ATCAAACTTCCTTCACAGTACTACTTTTATATGGAGACACAAACTGCCCTTGCTGTCCCGGATGAAGACAATTGCATGGTGGTTTATAGCTCAATTCAATGTCCAGAGCTCACTCACAGTGTAATTGCAACATGTCTTGGAGTTCCCGAGCATAATATTCGTGTAATTACAAGAAGAGTTGGTGGAGGCTTTGGAGGCAAGGCAATTAAAGCAATGCCT GTTGCTACAGCATGTGCACTTGCAGCACATAAATTACGCCGCCCTGTCAGGACATATCTCAATCGCAAGACTGACACTATATTGAGTGGAGGAAGACATCCAATGAAAATAACTTACAGTGTCGGATTCAAATCAAATGGAAAGGTCACAGCCTTGCACCTTGACATATTAATCAATGCAGGGATATCTGCAGATATAAGCCCCCTCATGCCAGCAAACATAATTGGAGCCCTTAAAAAGTATAATTGGGGTGCTCTGTCATTTGACATAAAAGTTTGCAAGACAAATCATTCTAGCAAATCTGCAATGAGAGCTCCTGGGGACGCTCAAGGATCTTTTATTGCTGAAGCTGTTATAGAACATGTAGCATCCATACTTTCCATGGAGGTAGACTCTGTTAGGAACTTGAATCTTCATACATTTCAAACCCTTAATGTGTTCTATGGGGAGTCTGCAGGTGAAGCACTAGAATATACGTTGACCGACATGTGGGAAAAATTGGGTGCATCTTCATGCTTACTCCAGAGAAAGGAAATGATAGAGCAGTTTAATCAGATCAACAGATGGAAAAAAAGAGGTATTTCGCGGGTTCCAATTATATATGAAGTAACTCTAAGACCAACCCCTGGAAAAGTTAGCATACTCTCGGATGGATCCATTGTTGTAGAAGTAGGAGGAATAGAAATAGGCCAGGGGCTCTGGACTAAGGTAAAACAGATGACTGCATTTGCTCTCAGTTCAATTGGATGTAGTGGGACTGAGAACCTGGTGGAAAAAGTACGAGTTGTACAAGCAGATACCTTAAGCTTGGTGCAAGGGGGTTTCACTGCTGGAAGCACAACATCTGAATCAAGCTGTGAAGCAGTCAGATTATGCTGCAATGTCTTAGTTGAAAGACTAGCCCCACTCAAAAGTAAGTTGGAGGAACAAGTGGGTCCTGTTAATTGGGATGTCCTGATACTTCAG GCACATTATCAATCTGTGAACTTGGCTGCAAATTCTTACTATGTGCCTGATTCCAGTTTCATGCGTTACCTGAACTATGGTGTTGCTGTTAGCGAg GTAGAGATAAATATACTGACAGGAGAAGCTAAAATTGTGCAAGCAGACATTCTCTATGATTCTGGACAAAGCATGAACCCTGCAGTGGATTTGGGACAG gcaaaCTGA
- the LOC113725583 gene encoding indole-3-acetaldehyde oxidase-like isoform X1: MEENGTKCPPSEAGNGSLVFAVNGEKFELATLDPSTTLLQFLRYHTRFKSVKLGCGEGGCGACVVMLSKYNPVLDQVEDFSVSSCLTLLCSVNGCSITTSEGLGNSKDGFHPIHQRFAGFHASQCGYCTPGMCMSFFSALAKAEKTNRPEPPPGFSKLTVSEAEKAIAGNLCRCTGYRPIADACKSFAADVDLEDLGLNSFWRKGEPKEVKLSRLPLYTPDGRFSRFPEFLKGRSKSPKSLHLENSSWYTPTTLEELRSLLNSNLIENDKLRLVVGNTGMGYYKELDNYDRYIDLRYLSELQTIRRNHHGIEIGAAVTISKVIACLKDADTLNYSTDGKQVFEKLANHMEKIASGFIRNSASIGGNLVMAQRKSFPSDIATILLAVGSIVSITTGHKHESITLEEFLTRPPMDSRSVLLSVQIPHLEPKGNGNNSGSNSKLVFETYRAAPRPLGNALPYLNAAFLADVSHQVSGVLVNNIQLVFGAYGTKHATRARKVEEYLSGRMLSASVLYEAVKLVKVDVMPAVGTSHAAYRTSLAIGFLFQFLSPFLRVGSVACGGLSNGLTGDLLKDSLENHRDTSLCQWEYSKLLLSAKQELKSSKEYHPVGEPITKSGAAIQASGEAVYVDDIPSPPNCLHGAFIYSTKPLARVKGVDLESNNQLSGVAALISYKDIPEQGENVGSKAMFGSEPLFADDLTRCAGQQIAFVVANTQKFADIAANSALVKYDTANLDPPILTIEEAVERSSFFQVPPFLYPKQVGDFSKGMAEADHKILSAEIKLPSQYYFYMETQTALAVPDEDNCMVVYSSIQCPELTHSVIATCLGVPEHNIRVITRRVGGGFGGKAIKAMPVATACALAAHKLRRPVRTYLNRKTDTILSGGRHPMKITYSVGFKSNGKVTALHLDILINAGISADISPLMPANIIGALKKYNWGALSFDIKVCKTNHSSKSAMRAPGDAQGSFIAEAVIEHVASILSMEVDSVRNLNLHTFQTLNVFYGESAGEALEYTLTDMWEKLGASSCLLQRKEMIEQFNQINRWKKRGISRVPIIYEVTLRPTPGKVSILSDGSIVVEVGGIEIGQGLWTKVKQMTAFALSSIGCSGTENLVEKVRVVQADTLSLVQGGFTAGSTTSESSCEAVRLCCNVLVERLAPLKSKLEEQVGPVNWDVLILQAHYQSVNLAANSYYVPDSSFMRYLNYGVAVSEVEINILTGEAKIVQADILYDSGQSMNPAVDLGQIEGAFVQGIGFFMHEEYLINEDGLTISDGTWTYKIPTIDTIPMQLNVEVLNSGHHQKHILSSKASGEPPLLLAASVHCATRAAIREAWKQLSSWNILDGPDSAFQLDVPAIMPVVKKACGLDTVERYLECLLHGFDDPTDT, translated from the exons ATGGAGGAAAATGGGACAAAATGTCCGCCTTCAGAAGCTGGCAATGGTAGTCTTGTGTTTGCAGTGAATGGAGAGAAGTTTGAGCTGGCAACTCTTGACCCTTCAACTACTTTGCTTCAGTTCTTGCGTTATCATACTCGTTTCAAGAGTGTCAAGCTTGGTTGTGGTGAAG GTGGTTGTGGTGCTTGTGTTGTTATGCTGTCTAAATACAACCCTGTGCTTGATCAAGTTGAAGATTTTTCTGTGAGTTCGTGTCTAACACTTCTTTGCAGTGTAAATGGTTGCTCAATTACTACCAGTGAAGGACTTGGAAACAGTAAAGATGGTTTCCATCCAATTCATCAAAGATTTGCTGGATTCCATGCTTCTCAGTGTGGATATTGCACCCCTGGAATGTGCATGTCATTTTTTTCAGCACTCGCAAAAGCTGAAAAAACAAATAGGCCAGAACCACCACCAGGATTTTCCAAGCTGACTGTTTCTGAAGCTGAAAAGGCTATAGCAGGAAACCTGTGTCGCTGTACTGGATATCGACCCATTGCTGATGCCTGCAAAAGTTTTGCTGCTGATGTTGATTTGGAGGATTTGGGACTGAACTCCTTTTGGAGAAAAGGAGAGCCAAAGGAGGTTAAGTTGAGTAGATTGCCTTTGTATACTCCCGATGGTAGGTTCAGTagatttccagaatttttgaaaGGTAGGTCCAAGTCACCAAAGAGCTTGCATTTAGAAAACAGTTCTTGGTACACTCCTACTACTCTTGAGGAGCTTAGAAGCTTGTTGAACTCCAACTTGATTGAGAATGATAAGCTTAGGCTAGTAGTTGGTAACACTGGGATGGGTTATTACAAAGAACTAGATAATTACGACAGATACATTGATTTGAGATATTTGTCTGAGCTTCAAACGATTAGAAGAAATCACCATGGAATCGAAATTGGGGCTGCAGTGACAATCTCTAAAGTTATTGCATGTTTGAAGGATGCTGATACCTTAAATTATTCCACCGATGGCAAGCAGGTCTTTGAAAAGTTGGCTAACCATATGGAGAAAATTGCTTCAGGGTTCATTAGAAACTCAGCAAGTATTGGTGGAAATTTGGTAATGGCACAAAGAAAAAGTTTTCCTTCAGATATAGCTACTATACTTCTTGCTGTAGGTTCTATTGTTAGTATAACAACCGGTCACAAGCATGAAAGTATCACATTAGAGGAATTTTTGACAAGACCACCCATGGATTCAAGAAGTGTGCTACTCAGTGTCCAGATTCCGCATTTGGAGCCAAAAGGAAATGGTAACAACAGTGGATCCAATTCCAAATTGGTTTTTGAGACCTATCGTGCTGCACCACGACCACTGGGAAATGCTTTGCCTTATTTGAATGCAGCATTCCTGGCTGATGTGTCTCAtcaagtaagtggagttctagtAAATAATATCCAATTGGTTTTTGGTGCTTATGGGACTAAACATGCAACAAGAGCAAGAAAGGTTGAGGAGTACCTTTCAGGGAGGATGCTAAGTGCTAGTGTTCTATATGAAGCAGTAAAGTTAGTTAAAGTCGATGTAATGCCTGCAGTTGGCACTTCACATGCTGCTTACAGGACGAGCTTGGCAATTGGTTTTCTTTTCCAGTTTCTTTCTCCATTTTTGAGAGTTGGTTCTGTGGCTTGTGGTGGTCTATCCAATGGGTTGACTGGTGATTTGCTGAAGGATTCTTTGGAAAACCATAGAGATACTTCTCTATGTCAATGGGAATATTCAAAATTGTTGTTATCAGCAAAGCAGGAGTTGAAATCAAGTAAAGAGTACCATCCAGTTGGAGAACCAATTACTAAGTCTGGTGCTGCCATCCAAGCTTCAG GAGAAGCGGTGTATGTTGATGACATTCCATCACCTCCAAACTGTCTCCATGGAGCCTTTATCTATAGTACAAAACCTTTAGCAAGGGTAAAAGGTGTGgacttggaatcaaataatcAACTAAGTGGAGTTGCTGCTCTTATATCTTATAAAGATATTCCAGAACAAGGGGAAAATGTAGGATCTAAGGCTATGTTTGGTTCTGAACCTTTATTTGCTGATGACCTCACCAGGTGTGCAGGACAGCAAATAGCATTCGTG GTAGCAAACACACAAAAGTTTGCTGATATTGCAGCAAACTCAGCTCTGGTCAAGTATGACACCGCAAATCTGGATCCACCAATTTTAACCATTGAAGAAGCTGTTGAGAGGTCAAGCTTTTTTCAGGTCCCTCCTTTCTTGTACCCAAAACAGGTTGGTGATTTCTCAAAAGGAATGGCTGAAgctgatcacaaaattctttcTGCTGAG ATCAAACTTCCTTCACAGTACTACTTTTATATGGAGACACAAACTGCCCTTGCTGTCCCGGATGAAGACAATTGCATGGTGGTTTATAGCTCAATTCAATGTCCAGAGCTCACTCACAGTGTAATTGCAACATGTCTTGGAGTTCCCGAGCATAATATTCGTGTAATTACAAGAAGAGTTGGTGGAGGCTTTGGAGGCAAGGCAATTAAAGCAATGCCT GTTGCTACAGCATGTGCACTTGCAGCACATAAATTACGCCGCCCTGTCAGGACATATCTCAATCGCAAGACTGACACTATATTGAGTGGAGGAAGACATCCAATGAAAATAACTTACAGTGTCGGATTCAAATCAAATGGAAAGGTCACAGCCTTGCACCTTGACATATTAATCAATGCAGGGATATCTGCAGATATAAGCCCCCTCATGCCAGCAAACATAATTGGAGCCCTTAAAAAGTATAATTGGGGTGCTCTGTCATTTGACATAAAAGTTTGCAAGACAAATCATTCTAGCAAATCTGCAATGAGAGCTCCTGGGGACGCTCAAGGATCTTTTATTGCTGAAGCTGTTATAGAACATGTAGCATCCATACTTTCCATGGAGGTAGACTCTGTTAGGAACTTGAATCTTCATACATTTCAAACCCTTAATGTGTTCTATGGGGAGTCTGCAGGTGAAGCACTAGAATATACGTTGACCGACATGTGGGAAAAATTGGGTGCATCTTCATGCTTACTCCAGAGAAAGGAAATGATAGAGCAGTTTAATCAGATCAACAGATGGAAAAAAAGAGGTATTTCGCGGGTTCCAATTATATATGAAGTAACTCTAAGACCAACCCCTGGAAAAGTTAGCATACTCTCGGATGGATCCATTGTTGTAGAAGTAGGAGGAATAGAAATAGGCCAGGGGCTCTGGACTAAGGTAAAACAGATGACTGCATTTGCTCTCAGTTCAATTGGATGTAGTGGGACTGAGAACCTGGTGGAAAAAGTACGAGTTGTACAAGCAGATACCTTAAGCTTGGTGCAAGGGGGTTTCACTGCTGGAAGCACAACATCTGAATCAAGCTGTGAAGCAGTCAGATTATGCTGCAATGTCTTAGTTGAAAGACTAGCCCCACTCAAAAGTAAGTTGGAGGAACAAGTGGGTCCTGTTAATTGGGATGTCCTGATACTTCAG GCACATTATCAATCTGTGAACTTGGCTGCAAATTCTTACTATGTGCCTGATTCCAGTTTCATGCGTTACCTGAACTATGGTGTTGCTGTTAGCGAg GTAGAGATAAATATACTGACAGGAGAAGCTAAAATTGTGCAAGCAGACATTCTCTATGATTCTGGACAAAGCATGAACCCTGCAGTGGATTTGGGACAG ATCGAAGGAGCTTTTGTTCAAGGAATTGGATTCTTTATGCACGAAGAATACCTTATCAATGAAGATGGATTGACAATTTCAGATGGCACATGGACGTACAAAATCCCAACTATTGATACCATACCGATGCAGTTGAATGTCGAAGTGCTAAATAGTGGACATCACCAAAAGCACATTCTATCATCTAAAG CCTCTGGAGAACCACCATTGCTTCTGGCGGCCTCAGTACATTGTGCAACTAGGGCGGCAATTAGAGAAGCCTGGAAACAGCTAAGTAGTTGGAACATACTTGATGGACCTGATTCAGCATTCCAGTTGGATGTCCCAGCTATTATGCCTGTTGTGAAGAAAGCCTGTGGcttggatactgtggaaaggtaCTTGGAATGCTTGCTCCATGGATTTGATGATCCCACAGACACTTAA